The genomic stretch TGCTTGGTCCGATCCGGGTCGGGCCGCAAGACGACGAGGCGATGATGCTCGCGACCGCCGTCTCAGCAGAGACCGCTGCGGTGGCAATTGTGCCGACGGCTTATCTCGACCGGGCGTTCCTGTCCCTGAGTCGCGAACCGGGTCGGCTGGAGCTTCTGCTTGCTGATCCGAACGAACGGGAGCTTCTCGTCGGACGCTCGGACGTTGGCTGGCCGGCTTATCTCCAGTCATACGTCGATCGACGACTCGCCGGCGAGACCATGTCGCCGGAGCTCATCGACGGCAAGGCCGACATCGGCGGGGCCGTGTTCGATGGCACGATTCCTGCTGTCGCGATGGCCCGGACGGTCGACTCCAGCGGCAATCGGAGCCTTGCGACGGTCAACCTGGCGGTTGTCGCGCTGCTCAACGGCGAGTCGGCACTCGGCCCGCTCGCGGCGGTGAGCCGGACGGCGGTCCTCTGGGCGGCGGCGGTGATCGCAATCATGACCGCGATCCTCGTCAGCAGCAGCGCGCAGCTGATCCGCGGCAGGCATCGCCTCGAAAACCTTCGGACCGAGATGGTCGAGCAGGAACTGCGTGCCGCGAGGTCGATTCAGCTTCGCTGGCTGCCCGAGGACGGCATTCGCCACGTCGCCGATCGGGACGTTGACGTCGCCGCCGAAAACCTGCCAGCAAGTCACATCAGCGGCGACTTTTACAACTACTTCGAGCTACCCGGTGGCGACGCGGCCGACTGTCGACCGAACCGAACACGACTCGCACTGGTCGTCGGCGATGTCACCGGTCACGGCATGGCGGCGGCATTCCTGATGAGCACCGCCCAGCTACTCGCCGAGGCGGCGCTGCGTCGTGATCCCGACCCCGGTCATGCGCTGGGCCGGGTCAACGCTCAGCTCTCCCGTCAAGCCCACGGCGGGCAGTTTGTGACGCTGCTTCTGTGCGTCCTCGACGCCGACGCGAACGAGCTGTGCCTCGCAGCCGCGGGACATGCCGGTCCGCTGGTCTGCGACGAGCAAGGCCACTGGCGCGAGATCGAGGTGGCCGGCGACCTCGTGGCTGGCGTGATGGAGCAGGTGACCTATGAGACGACGCGTGTCCCGCTCGAAGACGTGCGATCGATGATCCTCTACACGGATGGTGCCATCGAAGCCCAAAACCTGCATGGCGAGCGGTTCAGCCTCGAAAAGCTGTGTGCGGCTCTCGAGGAGCACTTTCCCGCCGGACCGGACGATGCCAAGTCGGCGGTCACGACCGGCCTGCGGATCGTGCGTGACTTTGCAGGCGGAGCCGAATTCGAAGACGACGTGACGTTGCTCGGCGTTCACCTGCAGTCTGTCGAAGACGAACGTGTTGACGACGATGCGGCCGGCAAGCCGCACCAGCCCGTTGCGATGGTCGGTTGACCCTGCCAAGGGCACCACTAGACTGTCGGCCCGCCCGCCTCAGCGTGGGTGAAAC from Planctomycetota bacterium encodes the following:
- a CDS encoding PP2C family protein-serine/threonine phosphatase; translated protein: MERALRRYIIRILAVHLAFLVVAVAVVAWAGQSLYQAAEAQAVSQAIDQARKPARQAADGVLRHFGRVFDTLTVVSPDSLVADEASAGDLWLSLREAASDVVFMRVDDGWARELRRFGNAPGPRVAERADRPVELDRLLDADTPVPDDVRRIAIQVAEQSLLGRSTAVLGPIRVGPQDDEAMMLATAVSAETAAVAIVPTAYLDRAFLSLSREPGRLELLLADPNERELLVGRSDVGWPAYLQSYVDRRLAGETMSPELIDGKADIGGAVFDGTIPAVAMARTVDSSGNRSLATVNLAVVALLNGESALGPLAAVSRTAVLWAAAVIAIMTAILVSSSAQLIRGRHRLENLRTEMVEQELRAARSIQLRWLPEDGIRHVADRDVDVAAENLPASHISGDFYNYFELPGGDAADCRPNRTRLALVVGDVTGHGMAAAFLMSTAQLLAEAALRRDPDPGHALGRVNAQLSRQAHGGQFVTLLLCVLDADANELCLAAAGHAGPLVCDEQGHWREIEVAGDLVAGVMEQVTYETTRVPLEDVRSMILYTDGAIEAQNLHGERFSLEKLCAALEEHFPAGPDDAKSAVTTGLRIVRDFAGGAEFEDDVTLLGVHLQSVEDERVDDDAAGKPHQPVAMVG